Proteins from a single region of Bos javanicus breed banteng chromosome 25, ARS-OSU_banteng_1.0, whole genome shotgun sequence:
- the FBXL16 gene encoding F-box/LRR-repeat protein 16 has protein sequence MSSPGVNGDPKPPCLPRNGLVKLPGQPNGLGAASITKGTPAAKNRPCQPPPPTLPPPSLAAPPPRAALAGGLCPQAGLPLGGPALAPVSGPPAERPPLATDEKILNGLFWYFSACEKCVLAQVCKAWRRVLYQPKFWAGLTPVLHAKELYTVLPGGEKEFVNLQGFAARGFEGFCLVGVSDLDICEFIDNYALSKKGVKAMSLKRSTITDAGLEVMLEQMQGVVRLELSGCNDFTEAGLWSSLSARITSLSVSDCINVADDAIAAISQLLPNLAELSLQAYHVTDTALAYFTARQGHSTHTLRLLSCWEITNHGVVNVVHSLPNLTALSLSGCSKVTDDGVELVAENLRKLRSLDLSWCPRITDMALEYVACDLHRLEELVLDRCVRITDTGLSYLSTMSSLRSLYLRWCCQVQDFGLKHLLAMRSLRLLSLAGCPLLTATGLSGLVQLQDLEELELTNCPGATPELFKYFSQHLPRCLVVE, from the exons ATGTCGAGCCCGGGTGTCAACGGCGACCCCAAGCCTCCATGCTTGCCTCGCAATGGCCTGGTGAAACTGCCGGGCCAGCCCAATGGCCTGGGTGCAGCCAGCATCACCAAGGGCACGCCAGCTGCCAAGAACCGCCCTTGCCAGCCACCCCcgcccaccctcccaccacccagccTGGCTGCCCCGCCGCCCCGGGCTGCTCTGGCTGGGGGCCTGTGCCCCCAGGCAGGGCTCCCCCTTGGTGGACCAGCCTTAGCCCCAGTGTCTGGGCCCCCAGCAGAGCGACCGCCCCTGGCCACAGATGAGAAGATCCTCAATGGCCTCTTCTGGTACTTCTCGGCCTGCGAGAAGTGTGTGCTGGCGCAGGTGTGCAAGGCCTGGAGGCGTGTGCTCTACCAGCCCAAGTTCTGGGCGGGCCTCACGCCTGTGCTGCACGCCAAGGAGCTCTACACAGTGCTGCCTGGAGGGGAGAAGGAGTTCGTGAACCTGCAGGGCTTCGCAGCACGTGGCTTTGAGGGTTTCTGCCTGGTGGGCGTCTCTGACTTGGACATCTGTGAGTTCATCGACAACTACGCGCTCTCCAAGAAGGGTGTCAAGGCCATGAGCCTCAAGCGCTCCACCATCACTGACGCCGGCCTGGAG GTGATGCTGGAGCAGATGCAGGGCGTGGTGCGCCTGGAGCTGTCAGGTTGCAACGACTTCACCGAGGCTGGGCTGTGGTCCAGCCTGAGCGCGCGGATCACCTCGCTGAGCGTGAGCGACTGCATCAACGTGGCCGACGACGCGATCGCGGCCATCTCACAGCTGCTGCCAAACCTAGCCGAGCTGAGCTTGCAGGCCTACCACGTGACGGACACAGCCCTGGCCTACTTCACAGCGCGCCAGGGCCACAGCACGCACACACTGCGCCTGCTCTCCTGCTGGGAGATCACCAACCACGGCGTGGTCAACGTGGTGCATAGCCTGCCCAACCTCACCGCGCTCAGCCTCTCTGGCTGCTCCAAGGTCACGGACGACGGCGTGGAGCTTGTGGCCGAGAACCTGCGGAAGCTCCGCAGCCTCGACCTCTCCTGGTGCCCGCGCATCACTGACATGGCGCTCGAGTATGTGGCCTGCGACCTGCATCGCCTGGAGGAGCTCGTGCTGGACAG GTGTGTACGCATCACGGACACTGGCCTCAGCTATTTGTCCACCATGTCGTCCCTCCGCAGCCTCTACCTGCGATGGTGCTGCCAG GTGCAGGACTTCGGGCTGAAGCACCTCCTGGCCATGAGGAGTCTGCGTCTCTTGTCTCTGGCAG GCTGTCCGCTGCTGACCGCCACCGGGCTGTCGGGCCTGGTGCAGCTGCAGGACCTGGAGGAGCTGGAGCTGACCAACTGCCCCGGAGCCACCCCCGAGCTCTTCAAGTACTTCTCGCAGCACCTGCCCCGCTGCCTCGTCGTCGAGTAG